The Planctomycetia bacterium genome has a window encoding:
- a CDS encoding protein kinase, with protein MRGSPDPFANDPAMQIRCPHCHHPLEVVEEKLLDELVCPSCGSNITLISKDTAVAHELVSDGNTVRLEPRRLGHFELLEQVGVGGFGAVWKARDTVLDRIVAVKIPRRGQLTSSEAEYFLRDARAAAQLRHANIVSVHEVGRDGDTLFIASRGSNRRPRRPPAGRYELGRTRRPCRSQQRSQQLWDRGRRRPWRRQ; from the coding sequence ATGCGTGGCTCGCCCGATCCCTTCGCGAACGACCCAGCCATGCAGATTCGCTGTCCGCACTGCCATCATCCGCTTGAGGTGGTCGAGGAGAAACTGCTCGATGAGTTGGTGTGCCCTTCCTGCGGCAGTAACATCACGTTGATCAGCAAGGACACGGCGGTTGCTCACGAGCTGGTCTCCGACGGCAATACCGTGCGACTTGAGCCGCGGCGGCTGGGACACTTTGAGCTTTTGGAGCAAGTCGGCGTGGGCGGCTTCGGCGCCGTCTGGAAGGCCCGCGATACGGTGCTCGATCGAATCGTAGCCGTGAAGATCCCGCGCCGAGGACAGCTTACTAGTTCAGAGGCGGAGTATTTCCTCCGCGACGCCCGAGCTGCCGCCCAGTTGCGGCACGCGAACATCGTGAGCGTCCATGAAGTCGGCCGCGACGGCGACACGCTGTTCATCGCGAGCCGAGGATCAAATCGACGACCCCGTCGACCGCCTGCCGGGCGATACGAACTTGGACGGACGCGTCGACCTTGTCGATCTCAACAACGTTCGCAACAACTTTGGGACCGTGGGCGCCGGCGTCCTTGGCGACGCCAATGA